A genomic region of Candidatus Pseudomonas phytovorans contains the following coding sequences:
- a CDS encoding ATP-dependent DNA ligase, with amino-acid sequence MKAFATLYLRLDATTSSNAKLEALRDYFANAPAADAAWAVYFLAGGRPRQLVPTRVLREQATAQAGLPDWLFDESYQAVGDLAETISLLLPVHADGSDEGLATWVEQHLLPLRGLPPEQVQQRLQPLWAQLDRPSLMLCLKLITGSFRVGVSKLLVTRALAQLAGLDAKRVAQRLVGYTDISHRPTAASYQMLIAAESADEHRQRGGQPYPFFLAHPLQVPTEQFDTLLGPPSAWQIEWKWDGIRAQVVKREGQLWVWSRGEELVTDRFPELHSLAQTLPDGVVLDGEILVWKPGGSSAELAVQPFAVLQQRIGRKTLGKKLLNDAPVVLQAYDLLEWQGEDWRNRPQHERRRQLERLVEGHPLAPVLLSPLLEGPDWADLAHQREQSRSLGVEGLMLKQREALYGVGRTKDMGTWWKWKIDPFSVDAVLIYAQRGHGRRASLYSDYTFAVWDAPAGTPGRALVPFAKAYSGLSDEEMRKVDAIIRKTTIETFGPVRSVTPTLVFELGFEGIALSKRHKSGIAVRFPRMLRWRLDKPVEEADDLATLQALLA; translated from the coding sequence ATGAAAGCCTTCGCCACGCTGTACCTGCGCCTGGATGCGACCACGTCCAGCAACGCCAAGCTTGAGGCCCTGCGCGACTACTTCGCCAATGCCCCCGCAGCAGATGCGGCCTGGGCCGTGTACTTTCTGGCCGGCGGACGTCCGCGCCAACTGGTGCCCACGCGCGTATTGCGCGAACAGGCAACGGCCCAGGCCGGGTTGCCAGATTGGCTGTTCGACGAAAGCTACCAGGCAGTGGGTGACCTGGCCGAAACCATTTCGCTGCTGTTGCCCGTACACGCCGATGGCAGCGATGAAGGCCTTGCCACTTGGGTGGAACAGCATCTGCTGCCCCTGCGCGGGCTACCGCCTGAGCAGGTTCAGCAGCGCCTGCAGCCGCTCTGGGCGCAACTGGACCGCCCCAGCCTGATGCTGTGCCTGAAGCTGATCACGGGCAGTTTTCGCGTGGGCGTGTCCAAGCTGCTGGTCACCCGCGCCTTGGCGCAACTGGCCGGGCTGGATGCCAAACGCGTAGCCCAGCGGCTGGTCGGCTACACCGATATCAGCCACCGCCCCACAGCGGCCAGCTACCAGATGCTGATTGCCGCCGAGTCGGCCGACGAACACCGCCAGCGCGGCGGCCAGCCCTACCCGTTCTTCCTGGCGCACCCGCTGCAAGTGCCAACCGAACAGTTCGACACACTGCTAGGCCCACCAAGCGCCTGGCAGATCGAGTGGAAATGGGACGGTATCCGCGCCCAGGTGGTCAAGCGCGAAGGCCAACTGTGGGTCTGGTCGCGTGGCGAGGAGCTGGTTACCGATCGCTTCCCCGAGCTGCACAGCCTGGCGCAGACGTTACCCGATGGCGTCGTGCTGGACGGCGAAATCCTGGTCTGGAAGCCAGGCGGTAGCTCCGCTGAACTGGCCGTACAGCCATTTGCCGTATTACAGCAGCGCATCGGCCGCAAGACGCTGGGCAAAAAATTGCTGAACGATGCCCCGGTGGTACTGCAAGCCTACGACCTGCTGGAGTGGCAAGGCGAAGACTGGCGCAACCGGCCGCAGCACGAACGCCGCCGGCAGCTGGAACGGTTGGTGGAGGGCCACCCACTGGCCCCGGTGCTGCTTTCGCCCCTGCTCGAAGGCCCGGACTGGGCCGACCTCGCCCACCAGCGTGAGCAATCACGCAGCCTGGGCGTCGAGGGCCTGATGCTCAAGCAGCGTGAAGCCCTGTACGGCGTGGGCCGCACCAAGGACATGGGCACCTGGTGGAAGTGGAAGATCGACCCCTTCAGCGTCGATGCCGTGCTGATCTACGCCCAGCGCGGCCATGGCCGGCGGGCCAGCCTGTACAGCGACTATACCTTTGCCGTGTGGGACGCACCGGCCGGCACCCCGGGGCGTGCACTGGTGCCCTTTGCCAAGGCCTACTCCGGACTCAGTGACGAAGAAATGCGCAAAGTCGACGCCATTATTCGCAAGACCACGATAGAAACCTTCGGCCCGGTACGCAGTGTGACGCCGACACTGGTGTTCGAGCTGGGCTTTGAAGGCATCGCATTATCAAAACGCCACAAAAGCGGCATAGCCGTGCGCTTTCCGCGCATGCTGCGCTGGCGGCTGGACAAACCGGTGGAAGAGGCGGATGACCTGGCAACCTTGCAGGCATTGCTGGCCTGA
- a CDS encoding ligase-associated DNA damage response exonuclease, with translation MDLVIARPEGLYCPPGDFYIDPWRPVDRAVITHGHGDHARTGNAHYLTAAPGAGILRSRLGQGINLQTLPYGECLLHHGVTLSLHPAGHVLGSAQVRLEYQGEIWVASGDYKVEPDGTCAPFEPVPCHTFITESTFGLPIYRWPSQGEIFAGINAWWRANSEQGKVSVLFCYAFGKAQRILHGLDASIGPILVHGAVEPLNRVYREAGIHLPETRYAGDIPRNDPLLRHALVLAPPSAGGSSWMRRFGEYSDAFASGWMLLRGTRRRRGVDRGFVLSDHADWPGLLWAIGQTGAERVMVTHGSVNVLVRYLSEQGLDARAFATEYGDEDDVVTTEPAS, from the coding sequence ATGGACCTCGTCATCGCCCGCCCCGAAGGCCTGTACTGCCCCCCCGGTGATTTCTACATAGACCCGTGGCGACCCGTGGACCGCGCCGTGATCACCCATGGCCACGGTGACCACGCACGGACCGGCAATGCCCACTACCTGACCGCCGCCCCAGGCGCCGGCATTCTGCGCAGCCGCCTGGGCCAAGGCATCAACTTGCAGACCCTGCCCTACGGCGAATGCCTGCTGCACCACGGGGTGACCCTGAGCCTGCACCCGGCCGGGCATGTATTGGGCTCGGCGCAGGTGCGCCTTGAGTATCAGGGTGAAATCTGGGTCGCCTCTGGCGACTACAAGGTCGAGCCCGATGGTACCTGTGCCCCCTTCGAACCGGTGCCGTGCCACACCTTCATCACCGAATCGACCTTCGGCCTGCCGATCTACCGCTGGCCAAGCCAAGGCGAGATCTTCGCAGGCATCAATGCCTGGTGGCGGGCCAACAGTGAGCAGGGCAAGGTCAGCGTGCTGTTCTGCTATGCCTTCGGCAAAGCCCAGCGGATTCTGCACGGGCTGGACGCCAGCATCGGCCCGATCCTCGTGCATGGCGCCGTCGAGCCCCTGAACCGGGTGTACCGGGAGGCCGGCATACATCTGCCAGAAACCCGCTATGCCGGCGATATCCCGCGCAACGACCCTTTGCTGCGCCACGCGCTGGTCCTGGCGCCGCCCTCGGCCGGTGGCAGCAGCTGGATGCGCCGCTTCGGCGAGTACAGCGATGCCTTCGCCAGTGGCTGGATGCTGCTGCGCGGCACCCGTCGCCGGCGCGGCGTGGACCGGGGCTTTGTGCTTTCGGACCATGCCGACTGGCCCGGCCTGTTGTGGGCAATCGGCCAGACTGGCGCTGAACGGGTGATGGTTACCCACGGCTCGGTCAACGTGCTGGTGCGCTACCTCAGCGAACAAGGCCTTGATGCACGCGCCTTCGCCACCGAATACGGCGACGAGGACGACGTCGTCACCACCGAGCCCGCGTCATGA
- a CDS encoding penicillin acylase family protein, with protein MAAPAFPPFRLRFATAATLLGMLGLAGCQTGGHQDSVPPTSGVQPLKGLAQNVSVRRNAMGAPLIESSSFHDALFSLGYVHAGDRIEQMVAMRLLAQGRLAELAGSEALDIDRMMRAANLKQSAAQQYADASPRLKRFFEVYARGVNAYLFRYRDKLPAELANSGYRPEYWKPEDSALIFCLYAFSQSVNLQEELSALTLAQKAGSDKLAWLLPGAPDEPLAESEVDKLKGLNLASQLPGLPALAAASQKLADLDLLGSPGSANLALGPQRSRSGKSLLASDSRAAWALSPVQIHTGKYQAAGLSLPGLPIVLAGYNGKLAWSSSAVMADNQDLYLEQLRRQGSQLSYLADGKWQPARARSETFFVRGQRPLREVMYDTRHGTLLAQPDNASLGLALNLPQFKGDRSLDALFDLTRAKTVERAFDSTREVTAAALNFVFAEPDHIGWQVSGRYPNRREGQGLLPSPGWDGRYDWDGYADPMLHPYDQDPPAGWIGHANQRSLPRGYGMQLSSTWYYPERAERLGQLAGNGRHDSRSLMALQNDQVTLLAGKLKQMFDAPGMAQPLKQAIAALPAVQRDKANDALARLKAFDGRLSPVSADAALYELFLQEVARQTFLDDLGPESGPAWQAFVNNARLSFSAQADHLLGRDDSPFWDDRSTPQKEDKPAILARSLAGAVDAGTAQLGADRRAWQWGKLHQYRWPAPAYHGLGDATRRSPLAAGGDFTTLALTPYAWGSDFDTRLPASARMIVDFGQAEPLQVLTSSGQSGNPASAHYSDGLDAWFKGRFMSLPLQPQNFGRAYGSQRLTLVPGK; from the coding sequence ATGGCCGCCCCCGCCTTTCCTCCCTTCCGCCTGCGGTTTGCAACCGCCGCCACACTGCTCGGCATGCTCGGGCTGGCCGGCTGCCAGACGGGCGGCCACCAGGACAGCGTGCCACCGACCAGCGGCGTGCAGCCGCTCAAAGGCCTGGCACAGAACGTCTCGGTACGCCGTAACGCCATGGGCGCGCCGTTGATCGAAAGCAGCAGCTTCCATGATGCGCTGTTCAGCCTGGGCTACGTGCACGCTGGCGACCGTATCGAACAGATGGTCGCCATGCGCCTGCTCGCCCAGGGCCGTTTGGCCGAACTGGCCGGCAGCGAAGCGCTGGACATCGACCGAATGATGCGCGCTGCCAACCTCAAGCAGAGCGCAGCCCAGCAATACGCCGACGCTTCGCCACGGCTCAAGCGCTTCTTCGAAGTGTATGCACGCGGGGTCAACGCCTACCTGTTCCGCTACCGCGACAAGCTGCCAGCCGAACTGGCCAACAGTGGCTATCGCCCCGAATACTGGAAGCCCGAGGACTCGGCGCTGATCTTCTGCCTGTACGCATTCAGCCAGTCGGTGAACCTGCAGGAAGAACTGAGCGCCCTGACCCTGGCGCAGAAGGCCGGCAGCGACAAACTGGCCTGGCTGCTGCCCGGCGCCCCGGACGAGCCATTGGCCGAATCAGAAGTGGACAAGCTCAAGGGCCTGAACCTGGCCAGCCAGTTGCCGGGCCTGCCAGCCCTGGCAGCCGCCAGCCAGAAACTGGCCGACCTTGACCTGCTCGGCAGCCCGGGCTCGGCCAACCTTGCCCTGGGCCCGCAGCGCAGCCGCAGTGGCAAGAGCCTGCTGGCCAGCGACAGCCGCGCCGCCTGGGCCCTGAGCCCGGTACAGATCCACACGGGCAAGTACCAGGCCGCCGGCCTGTCGTTGCCCGGTTTGCCGATCGTGCTGGCTGGCTACAATGGCAAGCTGGCCTGGAGCAGCAGCGCAGTGATGGCCGACAACCAGGACCTGTACCTTGAGCAACTGCGACGCCAGGGCAGCCAGCTGAGCTACCTGGCCGATGGCAAATGGCAGCCGGCCCGTGCCCGCAGCGAAACCTTCTTCGTCCGCGGCCAGCGCCCGCTGCGCGAGGTAATGTACGACACCCGCCACGGCACCCTGCTGGCCCAACCCGACAACGCCAGCCTGGGCCTGGCGCTGAACCTGCCGCAGTTCAAAGGCGACCGCAGCCTGGATGCACTGTTTGACCTGACCCGGGCCAAGACCGTGGAGCGCGCCTTCGACAGCACCCGTGAAGTGACCGCCGCCGCGCTCAACTTCGTCTTTGCCGAGCCCGACCATATCGGCTGGCAGGTCAGCGGCCGCTACCCCAACCGCCGGGAAGGCCAGGGCCTGCTGCCCTCGCCGGGCTGGGACGGGCGCTATGACTGGGACGGCTATGCCGACCCGATGCTGCACCCTTATGACCAGGACCCACCCGCCGGCTGGATCGGCCACGCCAACCAGCGCAGCCTGCCGCGTGGCTATGGCATGCAGCTGTCCAGCACCTGGTATTACCCGGAACGCGCAGAGCGCCTGGGCCAGCTGGCCGGCAATGGCCGCCACGACAGCCGCAGCCTGATGGCCCTGCAGAACGACCAGGTGACCCTGCTGGCGGGCAAGCTCAAGCAAATGTTCGATGCCCCCGGCATGGCCCAGCCCCTGAAGCAGGCGATCGCTGCCCTGCCCGCCGTACAGCGTGACAAGGCCAATGACGCACTGGCCCGGCTCAAGGCTTTCGACGGCCGCCTGAGCCCGGTTTCGGCAGATGCAGCGCTGTACGAACTGTTCCTCCAGGAAGTTGCCCGGCAGACCTTCCTCGACGACCTTGGCCCGGAGTCTGGCCCGGCTTGGCAGGCCTTCGTCAACAATGCACGGTTGTCGTTCTCGGCGCAGGCCGATCACCTGCTGGGCCGCGACGACAGCCCGTTCTGGGATGACCGCAGCACCCCGCAGAAAGAAGACAAACCCGCCATCCTCGCGCGCAGCCTGGCTGGCGCAGTGGATGCCGGCACCGCGCAACTGGGTGCCGACCGCCGCGCCTGGCAGTGGGGCAAGCTGCACCAGTACCGCTGGCCGGCACCGGCCTACCACGGCCTGGGCGACGCCACCCGCAGGTCACCGCTGGCGGCGGGGGGCGACTTCACGACCCTGGCCCTCACCCCGTACGCCTGGGGCAGCGACTTCGACACCCGCCTGCCGGCCTCGGCGCGGATGATCGTCGACTTCGGCCAGGCCGAGCCGTTGCAGGTACTGACCAGCAGCGGCCAATCCGGCAACCCGGCCAGCGCGCACTACAGCGATGGGCTGGATGCCTGGTTCAAAGGGCGCTTCATGAGCCTGCCGCTGCAACCGCAGAACTTCGGGCGGGCGTATGGCAGCCAGCGACTGACCTTGGTGCCCGGCAAGTAA
- a CDS encoding PLP-dependent aminotransferase family protein, whose translation MNPCSLHHLLKQRLDAGEWLPGQRMPSIRKLTAAVDFSYHDVVSAYAQLVSEGVLTASPGRGYFVANRTRQTSVIHEPECMAGDPLFRLLQGGQHYTKLGSGWLPPAWRDTELLAKAIRRTARLEQSSLAEYGDIQGYLPMRKQLCVHMKRLTRVEARPNQLLTTLGATQGLDLVARLLIKPGDHVFVDEPGNGNLIKLIQLAGGHVVGIRRTQDGPDVEEMRSYLASHKVKAFFCNSTFHNPTGSNISPHNAFSVLRLAVEHEFFVVEDDVYGDFSPAVRQTFAELDNLDRVIYIGSFSKCLSASLRVGFIACSQDLIEPLTRLKLLTCVAVPAFCERFVNTILSDGTYARHMKDVQQRLIRQQVQTQRLLLDRGWQFEIAPQGGMFLWVYHPDLPDLQPLVRKLEQHKILLMPGSAFAVTRDYRRYARINCTHFSDALADHFNV comes from the coding sequence ATGAACCCCTGCAGCCTTCATCACTTGTTGAAACAGCGCCTGGATGCAGGCGAGTGGTTGCCAGGGCAGCGCATGCCCTCCATTCGCAAACTGACGGCCGCCGTCGACTTCAGCTACCACGACGTTGTATCGGCCTATGCCCAGCTGGTCAGCGAAGGTGTGCTGACGGCCTCACCCGGCCGGGGCTACTTCGTCGCAAACCGCACCCGGCAGACCAGCGTGATTCACGAACCCGAGTGCATGGCCGGCGACCCACTGTTCCGCCTGCTGCAGGGCGGCCAGCACTACACCAAACTGGGCAGCGGCTGGCTGCCCCCGGCATGGCGCGACACCGAGCTGCTGGCCAAGGCGATCAGGCGCACGGCGCGGCTGGAGCAAAGTTCGCTGGCAGAGTACGGCGACATCCAGGGTTACCTGCCCATGCGCAAACAGCTGTGTGTCCACATGAAACGGCTGACACGTGTCGAAGCCCGCCCCAACCAGTTGCTGACCACACTGGGCGCCACGCAAGGCCTGGACCTGGTTGCCCGGCTGCTGATCAAGCCAGGCGATCACGTTTTCGTCGACGAACCGGGCAACGGCAACCTGATCAAGCTGATCCAGCTGGCGGGTGGACACGTCGTCGGCATTCGCCGGACCCAGGACGGGCCGGACGTGGAAGAAATGCGCAGCTACCTGGCCAGCCACAAGGTCAAGGCGTTCTTCTGCAACAGCACCTTTCACAACCCGACCGGCAGCAACATCAGCCCGCACAACGCGTTCAGCGTGCTGCGCCTGGCGGTGGAGCACGAGTTCTTTGTGGTCGAAGATGACGTGTATGGCGACTTCAGCCCCGCCGTGCGCCAGACGTTCGCCGAGCTGGACAACCTGGACCGGGTCATCTACATCGGCAGTTTCTCCAAATGCCTGTCGGCCTCATTGCGCGTGGGCTTCATCGCTTGCTCGCAAGACCTGATAGAGCCGCTGACCCGCCTGAAACTGCTGACCTGCGTTGCCGTGCCAGCGTTTTGCGAGCGTTTCGTCAACACCATATTGTCGGACGGCACCTATGCCCGGCACATGAAGGATGTGCAGCAGCGCCTGATCAGGCAGCAAGTCCAGACCCAACGTTTATTGCTCGACCGCGGCTGGCAGTTCGAGATCGCGCCGCAAGGGGGCATGTTCCTGTGGGTCTATCACCCAGACCTGCCAGACCTGCAGCCTCTGGTACGCAAACTGGAGCAGCACAAGATCCTGCTGATGCCCGGCTCTGCGTTCGCGGTCACCCGTGACTATCGACGCTATGCGCGTATTAATTGCACGCACTTTTCCGACGCGCTGGCAGACCACTTCAACGTTTGA
- a CDS encoding serine O-acetyltransferase, producing MQTMDMQSAVIARLPLPDEPASFKVVKNLVTSALLECCSIDEFEALQETRIIESVSEQAHADLQAFARKDPAAGCDLVFIAKTYTSYSAVLHYRLAHWIYSNTASSYGAGGQCLAAMISRRGKMLSGAEIHFRSRIGARFIIDHGMGTVIGETSTIGDDCYVLGGVTLGARGISDNPSSARHPTLGNRVQIGAFASVLGAIHVGDGAFIGPGCIITKDVPAAARVQVKTSLQVVLES from the coding sequence ATGCAAACTATGGACATGCAATCAGCCGTGATTGCCAGGCTCCCTTTGCCTGATGAACCGGCATCATTCAAAGTTGTAAAGAATCTTGTGACCTCGGCGTTGTTGGAGTGCTGCTCAATCGACGAGTTCGAAGCGCTGCAAGAAACACGGATTATTGAAAGTGTTTCAGAGCAGGCCCATGCCGACTTGCAGGCCTTCGCCCGGAAAGATCCAGCGGCCGGTTGCGATCTGGTATTCATTGCAAAGACCTACACTTCTTATTCTGCAGTTTTGCATTATCGACTTGCCCATTGGATCTACAGCAATACGGCTTCTAGCTATGGCGCCGGCGGCCAATGCCTGGCCGCCATGATCTCCCGGCGCGGAAAAATGCTTTCGGGGGCGGAGATCCATTTCCGCAGCCGTATCGGTGCGCGCTTCATCATCGACCATGGTATGGGCACCGTCATTGGCGAAACATCGACCATTGGTGACGATTGCTACGTGCTTGGCGGCGTAACGCTGGGCGCTCGCGGCATCAGTGACAACCCTTCGAGCGCCAGGCACCCGACTTTGGGCAATCGGGTACAGATCGGCGCATTCGCCAGTGTGCTGGGCGCCATCCACGTCGGCGACGGCGCATTTATCGGGCCGGGCTGCATTATTACCAAAGACGTGCCTGCCGCCGCCCGGGTACAGGTAAAAACATCATTGCAGGTGGTACTTGAATCATGA
- a CDS encoding alanyl-tRNA editing protein codes for MNALNYEVLRNTEKLYYKDQHLAGANTQVTRVHSDGIELQSTVAYPEGGGQEADFGTIELPIGTVRFVWVKKLYGSPIRLEGFKGGKLGGIIIHSLHPDDLHLLDEVTVGMPARVSIDIERRERLTLSHSASHFLYAAAISLREELQQWTIGCHIKEDSARFDFLVEDAFTAEDVVEIERRANELIACDAPIEHYAVQGLEDARLWTYNGIEIPCGGTHLESPRRIGHVSVRRKRLGKGKERLICIFPDAEIDVSTYHEPAL; via the coding sequence ATGAACGCTCTGAACTATGAAGTATTACGCAATACCGAGAAACTGTATTACAAGGACCAACACCTGGCGGGTGCGAATACTCAAGTAACGCGGGTGCACAGTGACGGTATCGAATTGCAAAGTACTGTGGCCTACCCCGAAGGCGGCGGCCAGGAGGCGGACTTCGGCACGATTGAACTCCCGATAGGCACTGTGCGCTTTGTCTGGGTTAAAAAACTTTACGGCAGCCCTATTCGGCTGGAGGGTTTCAAAGGCGGAAAACTGGGCGGCATCATTATTCACAGCCTGCACCCTGATGACCTGCACCTGCTGGATGAGGTCACCGTTGGCATGCCGGCGCGCGTCAGCATTGATATTGAACGGCGCGAACGGTTGACCCTGTCTCACAGTGCCAGCCACTTCCTGTACGCCGCCGCCATCAGCCTGCGTGAAGAATTGCAACAGTGGACCATCGGCTGCCATATCAAGGAAGACTCGGCGCGTTTCGATTTTCTGGTCGAAGACGCCTTCACTGCCGAGGACGTGGTTGAGATAGAACGGCGTGCAAACGAGCTGATCGCCTGCGATGCGCCCATCGAACACTACGCGGTGCAGGGCCTGGAAGACGCGCGCTTGTGGACCTACAACGGCATCGAAATCCCGTGTGGCGGCACACACCTTGAGTCGCCTCGGCGCATCGGGCATGTGTCCGTGCGCCGCAAACGCCTGGGCAAAGGCAAAGAGCGGCTGATCTGCATATTCCCCGATGCCGAAATCGATGTGTCCACCTATCACGAGCCTGCGCTATGA